The genomic window AGACATTTTCCCAACTGGATTCCACGGTGCTTATACAGCTGGTGTCGGTATTGGTTCAACCGTTTATGTAGCTGGCGCAGGACCGGTTGGTTTAGCGGCGGCACATTCTGCTCAGCTTCTAGGTGCGTCAAGTGTCATTGTTGGTGATCTTAACGAAGAGAGATTGGCGCAAGCCCGTAGCTTTGGCTGTGAAACAGTCGATCTTTCCAAACATGATCGACTCGGGGAACAAATAGAAGCGATCTTAGGTGTGCCCGAGGTGGATGCAGCTGTAGATGCTGTAGGGTTTGAGGCATCAGGTCACGGTGAACATGGAGGTGAACAGCCGGCAGCCGTACTCAATGCGATCATGGATGTGACCCAAGCTGGTGGGAAGTTAGGAATTCCAGGGCTTTATGTTACCGAAGATCCAGGTGCAACAGATGAAGATGCAAAGACAGGCTCGTTAAAAGTTCGGTTTGGACAAGGCTGGGCAAAGGCGCATACATTTGTTACAGGTCAAACGCCGGCCATGCAGTATAATCGACAGCTGATGAAGCTTATCTTATCTGGCAAAGCGTCCATTGCAAAAGCCGTCAACGCAACGGTTATTTCTCTAGATGAAGCACCGGATGGCTATGCTGATTTTGATGGTGGTGCAGCGAAAAAGTTTGTCATTGACCCGCATGGGACCCTTAAATAAAAAACAAAGCTACTATACTCTTTTCTTGGGAGAAGAGTGGGGCTACTGTATATAAATCCGAGCAGGAGATCTTCCTTGCTTGGTTTTTTTTTGGCATAATAAGAAGACTTAAAGAAAAAAGGAGCGTTTGCAATGGATCAGCATGAGGCACAGCAGATTTTAGGACAATTGCGTAGTGGAGAGATAAAAGAAGTGGTTGTGACAAAAGAGCAATTTACTCTTTTTCGCGAGGTGTTAGTGGAGCAAGATGATAAGAAGGATTTTCGTGGTAATGCGCAGCATCGTGGAGCTGTCATTTATACGTATCAACCTGGTTGGACGGCTTAAGGAATGAGCCGTATGAATCATTCAGTAAAAGGGAGTGATTCTCTTTCAGCTGTTATTGTTGCGATGGTTAAAGGGGATCATATTTCAATTGAAGTCGTTCATCATGACGGTACGGTGCTAGGTACATTATTTCTGTCCGATGTACGCAACGCCATTCAATTAGGTCGAGAAGGCGATACAGCTGCCTCTCTTCTCGATCACCGCCCAGAATTAGTCGCATCCCATCAGTTTGAATCGTTACTCAAAAGTGAGATGTTTGCGATATTAATGAATTCTCTCTATGACGGTGTGTACGTAACGGATGGAAAAGGCGTAACGTTAAAAGTAAATAAAGCGTACGAACGAATAACAGGTATTCCGGCGCAAGCCATTATCGGCATGCATATGCGTGATATGGAAAAAGCCGGCTATATTTCCCGTTCAATCTCCCTTGAAGTCATTAAGCAAAAAAAAGTAGTGACTCGGATGCAGCGTTTAGCGAGTGGAAGAAACGCTATGGTGTCTGGTACGCCGTCATTTAACGGTTATGGAGAGATTGAATATGTCGTAAGCGTGGTTCGTGATATGACCGATCTTATGAACATGCAGGCTGAGTTGGAAGGGTTTAAGGAACAACAAGCCGAGCTTGAGCGCTTCATTGGAAAAGGGGACGAAACGCCACTTGTTGCAGAAGACGAAAAAACAGTTGCGTTTCTTGCTACGGCCAAACGTGTCGCACAAACGACAGCAACCGTCTGCCTCCTTGGTGAAAGTGGTGTCGGAAAAACAAAAGCAGCCGCTTATATTCATGAACATTCGCAGCGAAAAGATAAGCCCTTCGTCGTCGTAAACTGTGGAGCTATTAGTGAGACCTTGATTGAAGCTGAATTATTCGGTTATGGACCTGGTGCTTTTACAGGAGCTCTAGCAAAAGGAAAAAAAGGTCTTATTGAAGCCGCACATGGTGGGACGCTTTTTCTTGACGAAGTGGGGGAGCTGCCACAAGGGACGCAAGTGAAGCTGTTGAAGGTGTTGGATGAGCAACGGTTTACACCAGTTGGTTCAACTACGGAAAAACACGTGGATGTTCGTCTCCTATCGGCAACTCACCAGAATCTTTCCAGTCTAGTGAAAAAAGGGGTCATGCGAGAAGATTTTTACTATCGAATTGCGGTCGTGCCGCTTTTCATTGAGCCGCTACGTGAGCGACCGAAAGAAATTGATCGCTTAGCACGCTTCTTTTTACAAGAATTAAATGGGCGCTATGGAAGAAAGGTTGTACTAGAGTCAGATGCCGTCTTAGCGTTACAGAAAAGACAATGGCCAGGAAATATTCGTGAGTTAAAGAATGTGATTGATTTTGTTGTTGCTACGAGCCCTACCCCTGTCATCCATGCAAGTAATTTACCGCAACCATTTATTCAACATGAGAAACAGATGCAGGCACCTACGCTAAAGGAAGCTGTAGTACAACTAGAGCAAGCGATGATTACTCAAGCATTGCATGACCATAAAACGACCCGAAAAGCAGCTGAGGCATTAGGAATAAGCCAAGCGGCACTTGTAACGAAGCGGAAAAACTACTCATTTGATTAGTTTTGTAATCATTCGATTCATATAATGATCAATAAGGGCAATAAAACCGCTCTGTACACCTATGTCATAAGTTGGCACACTTTTTGCTTCTACCTATAAAAAGATAGGGGGAAGTAAAGATGAATCAGCAACAATTTAAAAGCGCTTACAAAATTTGGACAGGATCAGGTTCTACAAAGCAAGTGAAACACGAGGTTGAGCGCTTAAAGATGAAGAAGCCGTTAATCGTTAGTGATCGCATTATTGCGAATGCAGGCTTGCTAGATGAAGTCTGTGCTCACTTAGACGAAGTCTCATACGGTACATTTTTGGAAGTGGAACCAGAACCAGCTTTTGCCGTCATTGAATCATGTAAACGTGTTTTTTTAGAAGGGAATTACGATGGATTTATTGCAATTGGTGGGGGAAGTGCTATTGATACGGCAAAGGCGGCTTCTGTGTATGCAACGTATGACGGCGCCTTAAGTGACTTTGTTGGCACCGATCTCGTTCCGGAGAAAGGTGCACCCCTTATCGCCATTCCTACAACAGCTGGTACAGGTTCGGAAGTCACGAATATTGCGATTTTATCGGACAAAGAAGCACAATTGAAGAAGGGAATTGCGAGCGATTACTTATTACCTGATGTGGCAATTGTGTCACCTGAAATGACCCGCACCGCACCACAACATGTCACAGCAGCAAGCGGCATTGATGCCATGGTTCATGGAATTGAAGCTTATTTATCTGTAAATGCCTCACCACTTACAGATGCGCTCGCACTTCAATCGATTACGATGATCGCTCGGAGTTTACCGAAAGCATATTCAAATGCCCATTTTTTAGAGGCCAGAGAAGAAATGGCGACAGCAAGCTTAATGGCTGGAATGGCATTTGGAAATGCCGGTGTAGGAGCGGTGCACGCACTAGCCTATCCGCTAGGAGGTCGTTTTAATATGGCTCATGGGGTGAGTAATGCGTTGCTATTACCGTTTGTAATGGAAGTAAACAAACCTGCTTGCCTAGAGCGTCTTGGGGATATTGCAACAGCACTAGGAGAGGAAACGACAGGACTAAGTCTAAATGACGCAGCTGACCGTGCTATTCTTGCGATGACGCGGTTATGTGCACAGGTGAATATTCCTGCAAGTTTGAAGGCATTTGATATTGAAAAAAGCGATTTAGAAGCAATGGCTGATGATGCGTCGAAAATTGATCGTCTCTTAAAAAATAACCCACGCCAATTAACGAAAAAGGAAATCTATGAAATCTATCAAGCGGCATATGAAGGAAGGACAGCACGATGAAATGGAGACAACGGCAGTTTGGTCAGGAAACACCTTATCAGCCATTAGGTCCGTTTAAACTAAGAGTCCCCTTCTACCATTACCGTTTTGAGTGGCCAGATTATGTGCAGGGGCTATTGATGTGTGCGGTTGATTTAGCCGCCATTCCGTTATTAATGGAACTGCTCGGTATGCCATTTGAGGCGGCGCTTGCCATCGTTATTTTGAATGGGCTATTTTATTTAACTCACCATTTGCTTGGGGATCCGGTTGTGCCAGGTTGGATTACACCAGCCATTCCGCTAATTATGATTTACGTCTCTTCGTTTCCAGAAGATGAACGAGTTCATGCATTAATTGCGTTTCAATTAACGTTAGGGCTCATTTCCATCTTTTTAGGAGCGACGGGCTTAGCGAGTAAGGTGGTTCGATATGTTCCTAGTGCGATTAAATCGGGTGTTATTTTAGGAGCAGGAATTATTGCGGTGATTACGATTTTCGAAGTAGGAGGTCGTTTTGAGTCGTTTCCGTGGACCATCTCAATTGCAATCGGTATTGGCTTTTATCTAATGTTTTCAAAGCATTTTCAACGTCTGAAAACAAGCGGTGGCATTTACGGTTTAGTAGGGAAACTAGGAATCTTACCTATCATTCTTCTTGCCGTTGTGGTTGCACCCTTATTCGGTGAGGCACCTTGGCCATCAATTGAGTGGGGGTTCTCGAAGCCTGACTTTATTACCCTTTGGAATGAATACACCTTGTTTGGGGTTGGTTTTCCGCCGCTTATGATGTTCTTAACCTGTTTGCCAACTGTATTTGCTGCTTATCTCGTTTTATTTGGCGATATTCTCCAAGCAAAAGCCATTATTAAAGAGGCGGATGAAGTACGCGAAGATGAAAAAGTCGATTACAACCCGAACCGTGCTCATCTTATATTTGGTGGGCGTAATAGCTTTATGAGCATAATTGGTCCTGATGTAACGATGGCAGGACCAACGTGGGCGGCCATGCAAGTTGTTATTACTGAGCGTTTTAAAGAAGGAAAGAAATCGATGCATTCCATCTTTGGTGGAATGGGTTCATTCCGATTAGGGACAAATACAGGCCTATTATTATTACCAATTGTAAGCTTAGTTGAGCCAATTCTTGGAGTGGCAATGGCGCTAACCTTATTAATCCAAGGCTATGTAAGCGTTCGAATCGGGATTTTAGAAGCGAAAAGCCAGCGCGATTTAGGGATCGCTGGCGTAATAGCGGCTATTTTAGCAGTAAAAGGTGCGGCTTGGGCCTTTGCTGCAGGTGTCATTTTATGTTTACTGATTTATGGAAAGCAGTTCTTTGATGGAGAAAACGATGAAACCTTTGTAAAAGATCAGAATGAAAAAAGGAGTGCGTAATATGAATCGAGCTCTATTTATTAACAATGGAGACGTTTGGACAAATCAAACCATTGAAGTAGAAAATCCCGCCACCAAAGAAATCATTGGAACGATTGCCAAAGCAGGGCAGGGAGAAGCGAAGCAAGCCGTAGATGCTGCAGCTTCTGCACTAAAAGCTTGGCAACGTAAAACCGCTGCTGAGCGAAGCGAATATTTGCTGAAATGGCACGAATTGATAAGACGAGATGAAAAGACCCTTGGTGAAGGGATGACAATGGAGCAAGGTAAACCATTAGAAGAAGCCATTGGTGAAATTCGTTACGCCAATAGTTTTCTTTCATGGTACGCGGAAGAAGGTAAGCGGATTTATGGAGAAACGGTACCCGCAAGTGCTCCGAATAAGCGAATATTCGTTCAAAAGCAGGCCATTGGCGTTATTGCAGCAATCACACCATGGAACTTTCCAGCAGCGATGCTCACGCGTAAATTAGGACCAGCGTTAGCCGCTGGCTGTACCGCTGTCGTCAAGCCTTCAGAATTGACGCCGTTTACTGCCTATCGCCTGGCCGATCTTGCTTTAGAAGCAGGAATTCCAAAAGGTGTTATAAATGTCATTTCAGGAGACGCGAAAGAAATTGGAGAAGCGTGGATGAACGATGATCGGGTTCGCAAAGTGTCGTTTACCGGTTCAACGGCAGTCGGAAAATTATTAATGAGACAGGCTGCGGATACAGTTAAAAAGCTCTCCCTTGAGCTTGGGGGACATGCACCGTTTATTGTCACCCAACATGCTGATATCGAAAATGCAGTAGATGGATTAATTGGTTCAAAATATCGAAACGGTGGTCAAACGTGTGTATGCGCCAACCGCGTGTACGTACACGAATCCATTAAAGACAGTTTTTCAGAAGCATTTGTTCAGGCTGTCAAACAGTTGAAGACAGGTAATGGCTTAGCTGACCATTCAACAATCGGTCCCCTTATCAATCAAAGCGCGGTAGATAAGGTTCAGAACCATCTTAGAGATGCGCAAGAAAAAGGCGCAACACTTGTCTATGGACAAGAACCTGAAGAGACAAATGGTTATTATCAGACACCAGTTGTCGTTATGGATGCAACTGATGATATGCTTTGTATGAATGAAGAAACGTTTGGTCCACTTGCGCCAATTACGACGTACCAATCAGTCGATGAAGTCATTCAACGGGCAAACGATACCCCTTTTGGTTTAGCCGCTTACGTATATTCAACGAATATAAGCGAAGCCTTTACCATTTCAGAAGCACTTGAATACGGAATTGTTGGGCTGAACGACGGGTTACCTTCTGTTGCGCAAGCGCCTTTTGGTGGTATGAAAGAGAGTGGACTTGGTCGTGAAGGTGGTCATTGGGGAATAGAAGAGTATCTCGAAGTAAAATATATTTCTATGCAGGTGTAATGAAAGAATTCCTTATTAGGGTTCCGCAATATGGAAAAGAAGTGTCGCCAGGAAGGTCTTCCTGGCGCCTTTTTGTAGATTGTCTGCTTTTATAAAATGAGCACTTCTTTCATCGTACATAACGGAGCATCAATAACTGCGGAAGGGATTGGTTCTTTTCTTGTAGAATTTAGTGAAAAGGGAACCTGCGTCCAACAGCTGATTTGAATAGAGTAGTGGAATTGTAAGAAAACGAATGATCGTATCTTTCTTGAAATGAAGGAGTTTAAAAATGGAGAAATGGGATTTGTATGATAGGCATCGAACGAAACTAGAGAAACAAATCATGCGTGGAGATCCAATGGAACTAGATGAATTTCATTTAGTTGTACACGTATGCATCTTCAATTCAGAAGGAGACATGCTTATTCAGCAGCGTCAACCTTTCAAGCATGGATGGCCAAACTTGTGGGATATCACGTGTGGGGGCAGTGCCGTTGCAGGCGATACAAGTCAACAGGCTGCTTCGAGAGAGCTATTCGAGGAGTTAGGTATCTCATATGACTTTAGAACGATTCGTCCGCACTTTACAATTAATTTTGACCGTGGCTACGACGATTATTACCTAATTGAACATGGTATTGATCTAACGAAATTGGTGTTACAGACTGAAGAGGTGAAAGCAGCGAAATGGGCTTCTAAGGAAGAAATTTTAAAGCTAATTCAGAAAAATGAATTTTTTCCTTATTATGAAAGTATCCTTTCGTTTCTTTTTGAAGGCCGACATCATTATGGCTCCATTCGGTTATAAAAAAGGGGGTCTTACTATAAATAACAGTATGTACTTCAGCGAATTCAAGTATAGCTAAAACAAGAGTAACTGCTTGGAGTACATTATTAGATGAAAATGCTGCTAGTCATATTGCTTTTGGCCAGGCGTACAGCGATACGATTTTAAATGGGTTGGGATGAATACCTCTGCTGTTCATAAAGATATGATGATAGGTGATGATTCAATGAATGTTTTTGGGTTAGTAGAACAAAAAGAAGTTCTACTAATGGCAAACGGTGAATGGAGCATTTGAGCCTTCATAGGTTCCGCTGTGTTTTTAAACGCCCATGATGAAGGGCTACAGAGTTACTCGACTTCTACTGGAATGAGGGATATAAAGTGGATATACGTACAGATAGAGTAACCATTCGTACGTTTCTAGATGATGATTGGGAAGAGGTTTACCGTTACACCTCGGATGCTGCTACGATGTATTACATGCCAGAAGGTGTACTTTCTAAAGACGAAACAAAACAATTGATTCTAAATAATAGTGGTGACGGTGCAAATGCAAAGCGTTTTCCAGTACTCTTAAAGAAAGATCAGGCCCTAATTGGTCATGTCGTGTTCCATGATTATTTTGGTTCTCACACCTTCGAAATAGGATGGGTGTTTCATC from Shouchella hunanensis includes these protein-coding regions:
- the fdhA gene encoding formaldehyde dehydrogenase, glutathione-independent — its product is MANNRGVVYMGKKGVQVQDIEYPELVLKDGPGVPKANVGRKCEHGVILKVIVTNICGSDQHMVRGRTTAPEGLVLGHEITGEVVEVGRDVEFIEKGDIVSVPFNIACGRCVMCQERKTHICLNVNPDRPGSAYGYVDMGGWVGGQSEYVMVPYADFQLLKFPNKEKAMEKILDLTMLTDIFPTGFHGAYTAGVGIGSTVYVAGAGPVGLAAAHSAQLLGASSVIVGDLNEERLAQARSFGCETVDLSKHDRLGEQIEAILGVPEVDAAVDAVGFEASGHGEHGGEQPAAVLNAIMDVTQAGGKLGIPGLYVTEDPGATDEDAKTGSLKVRFGQGWAKAHTFVTGQTPAMQYNRQLMKLILSGKASIAKAVNATVISLDEAPDGYADFDGGAAKKFVIDPHGTLK
- a CDS encoding sigma-54 interaction domain-containing protein, giving the protein MNHSVKGSDSLSAVIVAMVKGDHISIEVVHHDGTVLGTLFLSDVRNAIQLGREGDTAASLLDHRPELVASHQFESLLKSEMFAILMNSLYDGVYVTDGKGVTLKVNKAYERITGIPAQAIIGMHMRDMEKAGYISRSISLEVIKQKKVVTRMQRLASGRNAMVSGTPSFNGYGEIEYVVSVVRDMTDLMNMQAELEGFKEQQAELERFIGKGDETPLVAEDEKTVAFLATAKRVAQTTATVCLLGESGVGKTKAAAYIHEHSQRKDKPFVVVNCGAISETLIEAELFGYGPGAFTGALAKGKKGLIEAAHGGTLFLDEVGELPQGTQVKLLKVLDEQRFTPVGSTTEKHVDVRLLSATHQNLSSLVKKGVMREDFYYRIAVVPLFIEPLRERPKEIDRLARFFLQELNGRYGRKVVLESDAVLALQKRQWPGNIRELKNVIDFVVATSPTPVIHASNLPQPFIQHEKQMQAPTLKEAVVQLEQAMITQALHDHKTTRKAAEALGISQAALVTKRKNYSFD
- a CDS encoding iron-containing alcohol dehydrogenase, whose amino-acid sequence is MNQQQFKSAYKIWTGSGSTKQVKHEVERLKMKKPLIVSDRIIANAGLLDEVCAHLDEVSYGTFLEVEPEPAFAVIESCKRVFLEGNYDGFIAIGGGSAIDTAKAASVYATYDGALSDFVGTDLVPEKGAPLIAIPTTAGTGSEVTNIAILSDKEAQLKKGIASDYLLPDVAIVSPEMTRTAPQHVTAASGIDAMVHGIEAYLSVNASPLTDALALQSITMIARSLPKAYSNAHFLEAREEMATASLMAGMAFGNAGVGAVHALAYPLGGRFNMAHGVSNALLLPFVMEVNKPACLERLGDIATALGEETTGLSLNDAADRAILAMTRLCAQVNIPASLKAFDIEKSDLEAMADDASKIDRLLKNNPRQLTKKEIYEIYQAAYEGRTAR
- a CDS encoding NAD-dependent succinate-semialdehyde dehydrogenase; amino-acid sequence: MNRALFINNGDVWTNQTIEVENPATKEIIGTIAKAGQGEAKQAVDAAASALKAWQRKTAAERSEYLLKWHELIRRDEKTLGEGMTMEQGKPLEEAIGEIRYANSFLSWYAEEGKRIYGETVPASAPNKRIFVQKQAIGVIAAITPWNFPAAMLTRKLGPALAAGCTAVVKPSELTPFTAYRLADLALEAGIPKGVINVISGDAKEIGEAWMNDDRVRKVSFTGSTAVGKLLMRQAADTVKKLSLELGGHAPFIVTQHADIENAVDGLIGSKYRNGGQTCVCANRVYVHESIKDSFSEAFVQAVKQLKTGNGLADHSTIGPLINQSAVDKVQNHLRDAQEKGATLVYGQEPEETNGYYQTPVVVMDATDDMLCMNEETFGPLAPITTYQSVDEVIQRANDTPFGLAAYVYSTNISEAFTISEALEYGIVGLNDGLPSVAQAPFGGMKESGLGREGGHWGIEEYLEVKYISMQV
- a CDS encoding NUDIX hydrolase — protein: MEKWDLYDRHRTKLEKQIMRGDPMELDEFHLVVHVCIFNSEGDMLIQQRQPFKHGWPNLWDITCGGSAVAGDTSQQAASRELFEELGISYDFRTIRPHFTINFDRGYDDYYLIEHGIDLTKLVLQTEEVKAAKWASKEEILKLIQKNEFFPYYESILSFLFEGRHHYGSIRL
- a CDS encoding GNAT family N-acetyltransferase, with the protein product MDIRTDRVTIRTFLDDDWEEVYRYTSDAATMYYMPEGVLSKDETKQLILNNSGDGANAKRFPVLLKKDQALIGHVVFHDYFGSHTFEIGWVFHPNYQNKGYASEAAYAVLKYGFENLNLHRVIATCQPENVPSWRVMEKVGMRREGYFKKCIPHESGWWDEYYYAILKEEFEALDMVGAHVPKKE